In one Nicotiana sylvestris chromosome 8, ASM39365v2, whole genome shotgun sequence genomic region, the following are encoded:
- the LOC138875894 gene encoding uncharacterized protein, producing the protein MKAQALANHLAENPVDDEYQPSSTYFPDEEVNSVEVILEDTNDWKMFFDGAVNAKGVGIGAILISPIGQHYPAITWLRFFCTNNTAEYEACIMGMNMKTDQDVEDLLIMGDSDLIIRQAQVEWETWDIKIIPYKQHVEYLSKQFKSVEFRYIPRFHNELADALATLASMLPYPGNVHIDPLEIQIRERHGYCNAV; encoded by the coding sequence atgaaagctcaagccttggccaatcacctagctgagaatcctgttgatgatgaatatcagccttcgagtacctactttccggatgaggaagtaaattcagttgaggtaattCTAGAAGACACCAATgattggaaaatgttcttcgatggagctgtgaatgcaaaaggtgtcgggattggagcaattttgatttcgcccaTAGGTCAGCACTATCCGGCCATAACCTGGCTTCGGTTTTTCTGTACGAACAACActgccgaatatgaagcctgcattatgggcatgaacaTGAAAACCGATCAGGATGTAGAAgacttgttaatcatgggagattccgACTTGATTATTCGACAAGCTCAAGTTGAATGGGAAACTTGGGATATCAAGATTATTCCATACAAACAACATGTGGAATATCTTAGCAAGCAGTTCAAATCCGTCGAGTTTAGGTACATTCCTCggtttcacaatgagttagccgaTGCACTAGCTACTTTAGCCTCGATGCTGCCGTATCCAGGCAATGTCCATATTGACCCACTAGAAATCCAAATTCGAGAAAGACATGGTTATTGCAATGCAGTTTAG